A single genomic interval of Celeribacter indicus harbors:
- a CDS encoding bacterioferritin, with product MSNETTLKHLNTALQMELTATHQYQLHAHVLEDWGLDLLAAKMREESSEETGHSNRFLERIFELDGEPEMAFNATPKVAKSLRNMFEMDMADEKEAIDFYTKAAKDAFAADDLKTKRLFESIAIDEVGHKNWLDLQLSLIERIGEQNYASKYVSGADAGED from the coding sequence ATGTCCAACGAAACCACGCTCAAGCATCTCAACACCGCACTCCAGATGGAACTCACCGCCACGCATCAGTACCAGTTGCATGCCCATGTGCTCGAGGATTGGGGGCTCGACCTGCTCGCCGCGAAGATGCGCGAGGAATCCAGCGAGGAGACCGGCCATTCCAATCGTTTTCTCGAGCGGATCTTCGAACTGGACGGCGAGCCGGAAATGGCCTTCAACGCGACGCCGAAGGTGGCGAAGTCGCTCCGCAACATGTTCGAGATGGACATGGCCGACGAAAAGGAGGCGATCGACTTCTACACCAAGGCGGCGAAGGACGCCTTCGCGGCGGACGATCTGAAGACGAAGAGACTTTTCGAGAGCATCGCCATCGACGAGGTCGGCCACAAGAACTGGCTTGATCTGCAACTGAGCCTGATCGAACGGATCGGCGAACAGAACTACGCCTCGAAATACGTATCCGGCGCCGACGCGGGCGAGGACTGA
- a CDS encoding DUF6636 domain-containing protein — MRVLPLCLLSFAAAPAHADVFTFETPSENVQCSVGLEAGASDILCTIIEIDGPSPYPRPANCVEDWGHDFGMTDRGVVTMYCQPLDRSRDGFDRAEYGVTGEFGGFTCTSSTSGLECRNEDGHGFFLSRSVQRVF; from the coding sequence ATGCGTGTTCTGCCGCTCTGTCTGCTGTCTTTCGCCGCCGCTCCTGCCCATGCCGATGTCTTCACCTTCGAGACTCCGTCCGAAAACGTCCAGTGCAGCGTCGGGCTCGAAGCCGGAGCCTCCGACATCCTCTGCACGATCATCGAGATCGACGGCCCCTCCCCCTATCCGAGACCCGCGAATTGCGTCGAGGACTGGGGGCACGATTTCGGAATGACGGACCGCGGGGTCGTGACCATGTATTGCCAGCCGCTCGACCGCAGCCGGGACGGCTTCGATCGGGCGGAATATGGCGTGACAGGCGAGTTCGGCGGGTTCACCTGTACCTCCTCGACCTCGGGGCTCGAATGCCGCAACGAGGACGGGCACGGCTTCTTCCTGTCGCGCAGCGTCCAGCGGGTGTTCTGA
- the rpmC gene encoding 50S ribosomal protein L29: MNAQELRAKTPDELRNELANLKKEAFNLRFQQATGQLENTAQMRKVRRDAARVKTILNEKANTAE; this comes from the coding sequence ATGAACGCCCAGGAACTGCGTGCGAAAACGCCGGACGAGCTCAGGAACGAGCTCGCCAACCTGAAGAAAGAGGCCTTCAACCTGCGCTTTCAGCAGGCGACCGGTCAGCTCGAAAACACCGCTCAGATGCGTAAGGTCCGCCGCGATGCCGCGCGCGTGAAAACCATTCTGAACGAAAAAGCCAACACGGCCGAGTAA
- the rpsQ gene encoding 30S ribosomal protein S17, translating into MPKRILQGVVTSNANEQTVTVSVERRFKHPVLKKTIRKSKKYRAHDENNQFNVGDTVRIVECAPKSKTKRWEVLV; encoded by the coding sequence ATGCCCAAACGTATTCTTCAAGGTGTCGTCACCTCGAATGCCAACGAACAGACCGTGACCGTGTCCGTGGAGCGCCGCTTCAAGCACCCGGTTCTGAAAAAGACCATCCGTAAGTCCAAGAAGTACCGGGCTCACGATGAGAACAACCAGTTCAACGTCGGGGACACCGTCCGCATCGTGGAATGTGCGCCGAAGTCGAAAACCAAGCGTTGGGAAGTGCTCGTCTGA
- the rplN gene encoding 50S ribosomal protein L14, with translation MIQMQTNLDVADNSGARRVQCIKVLGGSHRRYASVGDIIVVSVKEAIPRGRVKKGDVRKAVVVRTAKEVRREDGTAIRFDRNAAVILNNNNEPVGTRIFGPVVRELRAKNFMKIISLAPEVL, from the coding sequence ATGATCCAGATGCAGACCAATCTGGATGTCGCTGACAACTCCGGCGCTCGCCGTGTTCAGTGCATCAAGGTCCTCGGCGGTTCCCACCGTCGTTACGCCTCCGTGGGCGACATCATCGTGGTGTCGGTCAAGGAAGCGATTCCGCGTGGCCGCGTGAAGAAGGGCGACGTCCGCAAGGCCGTCGTCGTGCGCACCGCTAAGGAAGTCCGTCGCGAAGACGGCACCGCGATCCGTTTCGATCGCAACGCCGCCGTCATCCTCAACAACAACAACGAGCCCGTCGGCACCCGTATCTTCGGGCCGGTGGTTCGTGAGCTGCGCGCGAAGAACTTCATGAAGATCATCTCGCTCGCTCCGGAGGTGCTCTGA
- the rplX gene encoding 50S ribosomal protein L24: MAAKLKKGDKVVVLAGKDKGKQGEITSVLPSRGKAIVEGVNVAIRHQRAAQGEQGGRRPVAMPIDLSNLALLDANGKATRVGFRMEGDKKVRFAKTTGDVI; this comes from the coding sequence ATGGCTGCCAAGCTGAAAAAAGGCGACAAGGTCGTCGTCCTCGCCGGTAAGGACAAGGGCAAGCAGGGGGAAATCACTTCCGTGCTGCCGTCCAGGGGCAAGGCCATCGTGGAAGGCGTGAACGTCGCCATCCGTCACCAGCGCGCCGCGCAGGGCGAGCAGGGGGGCCGTCGTCCGGTCGCCATGCCGATCGACCTGTCGAACCTCGCGCTTCTCGATGCCAACGGCAAGGCCACCCGCGTCGGCTTCCGCATGGAAGGCGACAAGAAGGTGCGCTTCGCCAAGACCACGGGAGACGTGATCTGA
- the rplE gene encoding 50S ribosomal protein L5 yields MLDTTDYTPRLKAAYRDSIRAALKEEFGYKNDMQIPRLDKIVLNIGCGAEAVKDSKKAKSAQEDLTAIAGQKALVTKAKKSIAGFRVREDMPLGAKVTLRGDRMYEFLDRLITIAMPRIRDFRGVPGTSFDGRGNYAMGIKEHIVFPEINFDQVDEVWGMDIVIATTAKTDAEAKSLLKAFNMPFNS; encoded by the coding sequence ATGCTCGACACCACCGATTACACCCCGCGCCTCAAGGCCGCGTATCGCGACAGCATTCGTGCCGCTCTGAAAGAAGAGTTCGGCTACAAGAACGACATGCAGATCCCGCGCCTCGACAAGATCGTGCTGAACATCGGCTGCGGCGCCGAGGCCGTGAAGGATTCCAAGAAGGCGAAATCCGCCCAGGAAGATCTCACCGCCATCGCCGGCCAGAAGGCGCTCGTCACGAAGGCGAAGAAGTCGATCGCCGGCTTCCGCGTGCGTGAGGACATGCCGCTTGGTGCGAAGGTCACCCTTCGCGGCGACCGCATGTATGAATTCCTCGACCGTCTGATCACGATCGCCATGCCTCGCATCCGCGACTTCCGCGGCGTTCCGGGCACCTCCTTCGACGGCCGTGGCAACTATGCCATGGGCATCAAGGAGCACATCGTGTTCCCCGAGATCAACTTCGACCAGGTGGACGAAGTCTGGGGGATGGACATCGTCATCGCCACCACGGCGAAAACCGACGCTGAAGCCAAGAGCCTGTTGAAAGCCTTCAACATGCCCTTCAACAGCTAA
- the rpsN gene encoding 30S ribosomal protein S14 — protein MAKKSMIARERKREKLVAQYAAKRAALKEVIYDQDKPMEERFRASLKLAELPRNSSATRLHNRCQLTGRPHAYYRKLKVSRIMLRELGSFGQIPGLVKSSW, from the coding sequence ATGGCAAAGAAATCCATGATCGCACGCGAGCGCAAGCGCGAGAAGCTGGTGGCCCAATACGCTGCCAAGCGCGCTGCTCTCAAAGAGGTCATCTACGACCAGGACAAGCCGATGGAAGAGCGGTTCCGCGCCTCCCTGAAACTTGCTGAACTGCCGCGCAACAGCTCGGCGACCCGCCTTCACAACCGTTGCCAGCTGACCGGCCGCCCGCATGCGTACTACCGCAAGCTGAAGGTCTCCCGGATCATGCTGCGGGAACTCGGCTCCTTCGGCCAGATCCCCGGCCTCGTGAAATCGAGCTGGTAA
- the rpsH gene encoding 30S ribosomal protein S8, with amino-acid sequence MNDPIGDMLTRIRNAQLRGKSTVSTPASKLRGWVLDVLLEEGYIRGYETGTDSNGHPTLEISLKYFEGTPVIRELKRVSKPGRRVYLGVKDIPQVRQGLGVSIVSTPKGVMSDANARANNVGGEVLCTVF; translated from the coding sequence ATGAACGATCCTATCGGCGATATGCTCACCCGCATCCGCAACGCTCAGCTGCGCGGCAAATCCACGGTCTCCACGCCGGCCTCCAAGCTGCGCGGCTGGGTCCTCGATGTGCTGCTCGAAGAGGGCTACATCCGCGGCTATGAGACAGGCACGGACTCGAACGGTCATCCGACCCTCGAGATCAGCCTGAAATACTTCGAAGGCACCCCGGTCATTCGCGAACTGAAACGGGTCTCCAAACCCGGCCGTCGCGTCTACCTCGGTGTCAAGGACATTCCGCAGGTCCGCCAGGGCCTCGGTGTGTCGATTGTCTCCACCCCCAAGGGTGTGATGTCGGACGCGAACGCTCGCGCCAACAACGTTGGCGGCGAAGTGCTCTGCACCGTCTTCTAA
- the rplF gene encoding 50S ribosomal protein L6, with the protein MSRIGKKPVELPSGVTASVSGQTIEVKGPKGTHSFTATDDVTIAVEEGAVTVTPRGKSKRARQQWGMSRTMVANMVQGVTDGFRKELEINGVGYRAQMQGNVLKLNLGYSHEVNFEVPDGVTVTAPKVTEIVVEGSDPQLVGQVAANIREWRAPEPYKGKGIKYKDEYIFRKEGKKK; encoded by the coding sequence ATGTCTCGTATTGGTAAGAAACCGGTCGAGCTGCCCAGCGGCGTTACCGCCTCTGTGTCCGGCCAGACCATCGAAGTGAAGGGCCCGAAAGGCACCCATTCCTTCACCGCCACGGACGACGTGACCATCGCTGTCGAAGAAGGCGCAGTCACCGTCACCCCGCGCGGCAAGTCCAAGCGCGCGCGCCAGCAGTGGGGCATGTCCCGCACGATGGTCGCGAACATGGTTCAGGGCGTCACCGACGGCTTCAGGAAAGAGCTCGAAATCAACGGCGTGGGGTACCGCGCCCAGATGCAGGGCAACGTTCTGAAGCTGAACCTCGGCTACTCCCACGAAGTGAACTTCGAGGTTCCGGACGGCGTGACCGTCACGGCGCCGAAGGTCACGGAGATCGTGGTGGAAGGCTCCGATCCGCAGCTCGTCGGCCAGGTTGCGGCCAATATCCGCGAATGGCGTGCTCCCGAGCCCTACAAGGGCAAGGGGATCAAGTACAAGGACGAGTATATCTTCCGCAAGGAAGGCAAGAAGAAGTAA
- the rplR gene encoding 50S ribosomal protein L18, with the protein MANSKRTLFLKRRLRVRNKLRKSNVGKLRLSVHRSNKNISVQLIDDVQGKTLAAASSLEKDLGVVGKNNVEAAAKVGAAIAERAKKAGVEECYFDRGGFLFHGKVKALADAAREGGLKF; encoded by the coding sequence ATGGCAAACAGCAAACGGACCCTGTTTCTGAAACGCCGCCTGCGCGTTCGGAACAAACTTCGCAAGAGCAATGTCGGAAAGCTGCGTCTTTCCGTGCATCGCTCGAACAAGAACATCAGCGTTCAGCTGATCGACGACGTTCAGGGCAAGACCCTCGCTGCCGCCTCCTCGCTCGAGAAGGATCTCGGCGTGGTCGGCAAGAACAACGTCGAAGCGGCGGCGAAAGTCGGCGCGGCGATCGCGGAGCGGGCAAAGAAAGCCGGTGTCGAGGAATGCTACTTCGACCGCGGCGGCTTCCTCTTCCACGGCAAGGTGAAGGCTCTCGCCGACGCCGCGCGTGAAGGCGGGCTGAAGTTCTGA
- the rpsE gene encoding 30S ribosomal protein S5, with translation MAERENRRDRRDRDEAPEFADRLVAINRVSKTVKGGKRFGFAALVVVGDQKGRVGFGKGKAKEVPEAIRKATEQAKRQMIRVPLKEGRTLHHDMNGRHGAGRVVMRTAPTGTGIIAGGPMRAVFEMLGVQDVVAKSIGSQNPYNMIRATLDGLRKEASPRSVAQRRGKKVADILPKREDAPQESSQIAEEA, from the coding sequence ATGGCAGAACGTGAAAACCGCCGGGACCGTCGCGACCGCGACGAAGCTCCGGAATTCGCCGATCGTCTCGTCGCGATCAACCGTGTGTCCAAAACCGTGAAGGGTGGTAAGCGCTTCGGCTTTGCGGCTCTCGTGGTCGTGGGCGATCAGAAAGGCCGCGTCGGTTTCGGCAAGGGCAAGGCGAAAGAGGTCCCCGAGGCCATTCGCAAAGCCACCGAGCAGGCGAAACGCCAGATGATCCGCGTCCCCCTCAAGGAAGGCCGCACCCTGCACCACGACATGAACGGCCGTCACGGCGCCGGTCGCGTCGTCATGCGCACGGCCCCGACCGGGACCGGGATCATCGCCGGTGGTCCGATGCGCGCCGTGTTCGAAATGCTGGGCGTCCAGGATGTCGTCGCCAAGTCGATCGGCTCCCAGAACCCCTACAACATGATCCGTGCCACGCTCGACGGTCTCCGCAAGGAGGCCTCTCCGCGCTCCGTCGCGCAGCGTCGTGGCAAGAAAGTCGCGGACATCCTGCCCAAGCGCGAAGACGCGCCGCAGGAGAGCTCGCAAATCGCTGAGGAGGCTTGA
- the rpmD gene encoding 50S ribosomal protein L30 has protein sequence MAKTIVVKQIGSPIRRPAIQRRTLVGLGLNKMHRTRELEDTPSVRGMVASIPHLVEIVEERG, from the coding sequence ATGGCCAAAACCATCGTCGTGAAGCAGATCGGCTCCCCGATCCGTCGCCCGGCCATCCAGCGCCGCACCCTCGTCGGCCTCGGCCTCAACAAGATGCACAGGACGCGTGAGCTCGAGGACACTCCCTCGGTGCGCGGCATGGTCGCCTCGATCCCGCATCTCGTGGAAATCGTCGAAGAGCGCGGCTGA
- a CDS encoding DUF1127 domain-containing protein, with the protein MAHIAHPAVSGSSPLRRLRALFDGLRHAYARHRAYGQTFRQLDALSDHELADIGVARPEIPSIARRAADAV; encoded by the coding sequence ATGGCACATATCGCCCATCCCGCCGTTTCCGGCTCTTCCCCGCTGCGCCGCCTGCGCGCCCTGTTCGACGGCCTGCGTCACGCCTACGCCCGTCACCGCGCCTACGGCCAGACCTTCCGGCAGCTCGACGCGCTCTCCGATCACGAGCTCGCCGACATCGGCGTCGCCCGGCCGGAGATCCCGTCCATCGCCCGCCGTGCCGCCGACGCCGTCTGA
- the rplO gene encoding 50S ribosomal protein L15, giving the protein MKLHELRDNEGAAKKRTRVGRGPGSGKGKMGGRGIKGQKSRSGVAINGYEGGQMPLYQRLPKRGFTKPNAKKYAVVNLGLIEKFVEAGKLDAGNVTEETLVSSGLVRRRLDGIRVLAKGDVKSKLTITATGASKAAIDAVEKAGGSLSVAAKADAAAE; this is encoded by the coding sequence ATGAAACTGCACGAACTGCGCGACAATGAAGGCGCTGCGAAGAAACGCACGCGCGTCGGCCGCGGCCCCGGCTCCGGCAAGGGCAAGATGGGTGGCCGTGGTATCAAGGGCCAGAAATCCCGCTCCGGCGTGGCCATCAACGGCTACGAGGGCGGCCAGATGCCGCTCTACCAGCGCCTGCCCAAGCGCGGCTTCACCAAGCCGAACGCCAAGAAATACGCCGTCGTCAACCTCGGCCTGATCGAGAAATTCGTCGAGGCCGGCAAGCTCGACGCGGGCAACGTGACCGAAGAGACCCTCGTGTCCTCCGGCCTCGTGCGCCGCAGGCTCGACGGCATCCGCGTCCTCGCCAAGGGCGACGTGAAATCGAAACTCACCATCACCGCGACCGGCGCCTCCAAGGCCGCCATCGACGCTGTCGAAAAAGCGGGCGGTTCGCTCTCCGTGGCCGCGAAGGCCGACGCGGCCGCCGAATAA
- the secY gene encoding preprotein translocase subunit SecY, with amino-acid sequence MASAAEQMAANLDWSTLGKAKELRQRIFFTLGLLIVYRLGTFIPVPGIDGNALRDFMEQAANGIGGILSMFTGGALGRMGIFALGIMPYISASIIVQLLTAMVPSLEQLKKEGEAGRKKINQYTRFGTVALALFQAYGLAASLEAGDLAHDPGWYFRAGVVITLVGGTMFLMWLGEQITQRGIGNGISLIIFVGIVAEIPGALAQFFASGRSGAISPVIILAVVVMIVAVIAFVVFMERALRKVHIQYPRRQQGMRIYDAQSSHLPIKVNPAGVIPAIFASSLLLLPTTIATFSGQQDVGPVMSTILAYFGPGQPLYLLFFALMVVFFAYFYTANVAFKTDDVAKNLKNQNGFIPGIRPGKKTEEHLDYIVSRILVLGSAYLAAVCLLPEILRSQFAIPFYFGGTSVLIVVSVTMDTIQQIQSHLLAHQYEGLIEKSQLRGRKRSKRGTARR; translated from the coding sequence ATGGCATCCGCAGCAGAACAAATGGCGGCGAACCTCGACTGGAGCACCCTCGGGAAGGCCAAGGAGCTTCGCCAGCGCATCTTTTTCACCCTCGGTCTTCTGATCGTCTACCGCCTCGGCACCTTCATCCCGGTGCCGGGCATCGACGGCAACGCCCTCCGCGACTTCATGGAGCAGGCCGCCAACGGCATCGGCGGCATCCTGTCGATGTTCACCGGCGGCGCGCTCGGCCGCATGGGGATCTTCGCGCTCGGCATCATGCCCTATATTTCCGCGTCGATCATCGTCCAGCTGCTGACCGCCATGGTCCCTTCCCTCGAACAGCTCAAGAAAGAGGGCGAGGCGGGGCGCAAGAAGATCAACCAGTATACCCGCTTCGGCACGGTCGCGCTCGCGCTGTTCCAGGCCTACGGTCTCGCCGCCTCGCTCGAGGCGGGCGATCTCGCCCATGATCCGGGCTGGTATTTCCGCGCGGGTGTCGTGATCACCCTCGTCGGCGGCACCATGTTCCTGATGTGGCTCGGCGAGCAGATCACCCAGCGCGGCATCGGCAACGGCATCTCGCTCATCATCTTCGTCGGCATCGTGGCCGAGATCCCCGGCGCGCTCGCGCAGTTCTTCGCCTCCGGCCGGTCCGGCGCGATCTCCCCCGTGATCATCCTCGCCGTGGTCGTGATGATCGTCGCCGTCATCGCCTTCGTCGTCTTCATGGAACGCGCGCTGCGAAAGGTGCATATCCAGTATCCGCGCCGCCAGCAGGGCATGCGCATCTACGACGCGCAATCCTCCCACCTGCCGATCAAGGTGAACCCCGCAGGCGTCATTCCGGCGATCTTCGCCTCCTCGCTCCTGCTCCTGCCGACGACGATCGCGACCTTCTCCGGCCAGCAGGACGTGGGTCCGGTGATGTCGACGATCCTCGCCTATTTCGGCCCCGGACAGCCGCTCTACCTTCTGTTCTTCGCGCTGATGGTCGTGTTCTTCGCCTATTTCTACACCGCAAACGTCGCGTTCAAGACGGATGACGTGGCCAAGAACCTGAAGAACCAGAACGGCTTCATCCCCGGCATCCGTCCGGGCAAGAAGACCGAGGAACACCTGGACTACATCGTGTCCCGGATCCTCGTGCTCGGCTCCGCCTATCTCGCCGCAGTCTGCCTTCTGCCCGAGATCCTGCGCAGCCAGTTCGCCATTCCGTTCTATTTTGGCGGAACTTCCGTGCTGATTGTGGTATCCGTCACGATGGACACGATCCAGCAAATCCAGTCCCACCTTCTGGCGCACCAGTATGAGGGGCTGATCGAAAAATCGCAGCTGCGCGGGAGGAAGCGCAGCAAGAGAGGGACAGCAAGACGATGA
- a CDS encoding adenylate kinase: MNIILLGPPGAGKGTQARRLVEERGMVQLSTGDMLREARTSGTDMGKKVAAIMDAGQLVTDEIVIGLIEEKIRDGNAAGFIFDGFPRTLAQADALSELLSRNGAQLEAVIEMRVDDEALVQRITGRFTCGNCGEVYHDVTKPTKQPGVCDVCGSTDLKRRADDNEDSLKTRLMEYYKKTSPLIGYYYAKGDLKSVDGLQSPDEVAGEIAKALA, from the coding sequence ATGAACATTATTCTCCTTGGCCCGCCGGGTGCGGGCAAAGGCACCCAGGCACGCCGCCTCGTCGAGGAGCGGGGCATGGTGCAGCTTTCGACCGGCGACATGCTGCGCGAAGCCCGCACCTCCGGCACCGACATGGGCAAGAAGGTCGCCGCGATCATGGATGCGGGCCAGCTCGTCACCGACGAGATCGTGATCGGCCTCATCGAGGAGAAGATCCGCGACGGCAATGCGGCCGGGTTCATCTTCGACGGCTTCCCGCGCACGCTGGCGCAGGCCGACGCCCTCTCCGAGCTTCTGTCGCGCAACGGCGCGCAGCTCGAGGCGGTGATTGAGATGCGGGTGGACGACGAGGCGCTGGTGCAGCGCATCACCGGCCGCTTCACCTGCGGCAATTGCGGCGAGGTCTATCACGACGTCACCAAGCCGACGAAACAGCCGGGCGTGTGCGACGTCTGCGGCTCCACCGATCTGAAGCGCCGGGCGGACGACAACGAGGACAGCCTCAAGACCCGCCTGATGGAATATTACAAGAAGACCTCGCCGCTCATCGGCTATTATTATGCCAAGGGCGACCTGAAGAGCGTCGACGGCCTGCAATCGCCCGACGAGGTGGCCGGGGAGATCGCGAAAGCGCTCGCATGA
- the rpsM gene encoding 30S ribosomal protein S13, which translates to MARIAGVNIPTAKRVPIALTYITGIGPSSARSICDAVGVEQTRRVNELSDAEVLAIREHIDANYTVEGDLRREVQMNIKRLMDLGCYRGLRHRRNLPVRGQRTHTNARTRKGPAKPIAGKKK; encoded by the coding sequence GTGGCACGTATCGCTGGCGTGAACATCCCGACTGCAAAGCGGGTTCCCATCGCCCTCACCTATATCACCGGCATCGGCCCGTCTTCGGCCCGCAGCATCTGCGACGCCGTCGGCGTCGAGCAGACCCGCCGTGTGAACGAACTTTCCGACGCCGAAGTGCTCGCCATCCGCGAACATATCGACGCCAACTACACCGTGGAGGGTGACCTCCGCCGTGAAGTGCAGATGAACATCAAGCGTCTGATGGATCTCGGCTGCTACCGCGGCCTGCGCCACCGCCGCAACCTCCCGGTTCGCGGTCAGCGCACCCACACCAACGCCCGCACCCGCAAGGGCCCGGCGAAGCCGATCGCCGGCAAGAAGAAGTAA
- the rpsK gene encoding 30S ribosomal protein S11, producing MARDTRRTKRKVSKNIAAGVAHVNSTFNNTKILISDVQGNAISWSSAGTMGFKGSRKSTPYAAQMAAEDAGRKAQEHGVKTLEVEVQGPGSGRESALRALAAVGFNITSIRDVTPIAHNGCRPPKRRRV from the coding sequence ATGGCACGTGATACCCGTCGCACGAAGCGCAAGGTTTCCAAGAACATCGCCGCCGGCGTTGCTCATGTGAACTCCACCTTCAACAACACCAAGATCCTGATCTCCGACGTGCAGGGCAACGCGATCTCCTGGTCGTCCGCCGGCACGATGGGGTTCAAGGGCTCGCGCAAATCCACGCCCTACGCCGCCCAGATGGCCGCCGAGGACGCGGGCCGCAAGGCCCAGGAACACGGTGTGAAAACCCTCGAAGTCGAAGTGCAGGGCCCCGGCTCCGGCCGCGAATCCGCGCTGCGCGCGCTTGCCGCCGTCGGCTTCAACATCACGTCGATCCGCGACGTGACCCCGATCGCGCATAACGGCTGCCGTCCGCCGAAGCGCCGCCGCGTGTGA
- a CDS encoding DNA-directed RNA polymerase subunit alpha produces the protein MIHKNWAELIKPQQLDVKPGNEPARQATLVAEPLERGFGLTLGNALRRVLMSSLQGAAITSVQIDNVLHEFSSIAGVREDVTDVILNLKGVSLRMEVEGPKRLSISAKGPMVVTAGDISESAGIEVLNKDHVICHLDEGADLFMELTVNTGKGYVSADKNKAEDAPIGLIPIDAIYSPVKKVSYDVQPTREGQVLDYDKLTMKIETDGSVTPEDAVAFAARILQDQLGIFVNFDEPESAGREVEDDGLEFNPLLLKKVDELELSVRSANCLKNDNIVYIGDLIQKTEAEMLRTPNFGRKSLNEIKEVLSGMGLHLGMDVEEWPPENIEELAKKFEDQF, from the coding sequence ATGATCCACAAGAATTGGGCCGAGCTCATCAAACCGCAACAGCTTGACGTGAAACCGGGCAACGAGCCCGCGCGTCAGGCGACCCTCGTTGCCGAACCGCTCGAGCGCGGCTTCGGTCTGACGCTCGGCAACGCGCTGCGCCGCGTGCTGATGTCTTCGCTGCAAGGCGCGGCCATCACCTCCGTTCAGATCGACAACGTTCTGCACGAATTCTCGTCCATCGCGGGCGTGCGTGAGGACGTCACCGACGTGATCCTCAACCTCAAGGGCGTGTCCCTGCGCATGGAAGTCGAGGGGCCGAAGCGCCTGTCGATCTCCGCGAAGGGGCCGATGGTCGTCACCGCCGGCGACATCTCCGAGAGCGCGGGCATCGAGGTCCTGAACAAGGACCATGTGATCTGCCACCTCGACGAGGGCGCGGATCTGTTCATGGAACTGACGGTCAACACCGGCAAGGGCTATGTCTCCGCCGACAAGAACAAGGCCGAGGACGCCCCGATCGGCCTGATCCCGATCGACGCGATCTATTCGCCGGTCAAGAAAGTGTCCTATGACGTGCAGCCGACCCGCGAGGGCCAGGTGCTCGACTACGACAAGCTGACGATGAAGATCGAGACCGACGGATCCGTCACCCCGGAAGACGCCGTGGCCTTCGCCGCGCGCATACTCCAGGACCAGCTCGGCATCTTCGTCAATTTCGACGAGCCGGAATCGGCCGGTCGCGAGGTCGAGGACGACGGTCTCGAATTCAACCCGCTTCTGCTGAAGAAGGTGGACGAGCTCGAGCTGTCCGTGCGGTCCGCGAACTGCCTCAAGAACGACAACATCGTCTATATCGGCGATCTCATCCAGAAGACCGAGGCCGAGATGCTCCGCACCCCGAACTTCGGCCGCAAGTCGCTCAACGAGATCAAGGAAGTGCTGTCCGGCATGGGCCTGCACCTCGGCATGGATGTCGAGGAATGGCCGCCGGAAAACATCGAGGAACTGGCCAAGAAATTCGAAGACCAGTTCTGA
- the rplQ gene encoding 50S ribosomal protein L17 produces MRHAKGYRRLNRTHEHRKAMFANMAGSLIEHEQIKTTLPKAKELKRIMDKLITLGKRGDLHARRQVAAQLKQDKDVAKLFEVLGPRYAERQGGYTRVLKAGFRYGDMAPMAIIELVDRDPAAKGAADRARLEAEDAAMEDED; encoded by the coding sequence ATGCGTCACGCGAAAGGCTACCGCCGCCTCAACCGCACCCACGAACACCGCAAGGCGATGTTCGCCAACATGGCCGGCTCGCTCATCGAGCACGAGCAGATCAAGACGACCCTGCCGAAGGCCAAGGAACTCAAGCGGATCATGGACAAGCTGATCACGCTCGGCAAGCGCGGCGATCTTCACGCTCGCCGCCAGGTGGCCGCCCAGCTCAAGCAGGACAAGGACGTCGCGAAACTCTTCGAGGTGCTCGGCCCGCGCTATGCCGAACGTCAGGGCGGCTATACCCGCGTCCTGAAAGCCGGTTTCCGCTATGGCGACATGGCGCCGATGGCGATCATCGAGCTCGTCGACCGTGACCCGGCCGCCAAGGGCGCCGCCGACCGCGCCCGGCTCGAGGCCGAAGACGCGGCGATGGAAGACGAGGACTGA